gtttctgtttgtataaagcgtgataaaattatatatacacatccaagtaaatatattttcgtcctatacacttataattatacaataaaaatattcccCTGCCcattttcttttgcctttctctctttttcgttttatacaattttcaaattgtatctagtttctctctttctcgttttatacaattcgattcaattgtatattccttgtcaaatctctttttttttgctctctttctcattttatacaaattcaaattgtatataatcgttctatacacaaAAAGAATACTAGACTCTAGATAATAAAAGACAAAACAACATTGTTTCCAaatcattatcattataatattCTAAACTACTAAtagaaaatagtaaaaatttaCAAACCTTCACTCAAAACcaaaatatatttacaatatatatatatataaaacctaTTCATCATCATTCTATTATTGAAaaggtcaaaaaaaaaaacatttttataaaagaagaataaactccaaaaaaaaagtacGTATCATTTTTTTACCTCGAAATTTTAACCGAATATGTGAACAAAGGCCGTTAAATTTTCCTGCCAAAATTCCAACTACCATCAAGACTTTTTGCGCTTTGCTTTTTGTTTTTCCACTTTCATTGGGACCCACTTAAACAACTGCGTTGATTTCATCGCCTCCCCATGAGTCCGATCGCCGGCCGGAGGAGAACCGTTTCATTCCTCCTAAACCAACCGGTTCAACGCTAACCGGAGCTCCTCCGCGAGTTTTCCCTACGCTCACACTTTTGCTCTTTCTCAGCGGATTTATCGGCTCCGTCGACGACTTTGAACCTAGCGTTTTATCAGTACTGGACCTAGCCGGTTTTTTGTTGCTCCGATTAGATCGGAATATTGATAGTAATCGTGAACAGAATCCGGATTTGCGTTTCTCTCCATTGTTGCTTCGTGATCTCTCGGGtgaatttttttcacatttttttgaTTTCTCCGATGATCGTCGGCTTCGTGATCTACGTTTCGATCTTACTCTTCCCATACAAGATACCTTCGGTGACGACGGTTCCGTAACCGAAGCCGATTTCAACGTAGATTCAGACCTTTTCGCCGGGAAAAGCCTAATGTTCGCCGGTTTACAAGTTCGCCGTTTCGAATCGATGAAACTAGTCTTCTGAGTCTTCGGAAATCCGATAATCGAAGCCTTACTTTTTAAAGTCGACGAAAATCTCTGCGAACTCGAATTCGAACCTGGATTTGGACCGATACCTTTCGTAGACTGTTTCCGGTCCAAAAAGGCATTCCGATCAAACCAATCGAACTCAGCATCTTTTGAAAGCCAGAACGATTCCGGTGGAAAATCAGGCGGATGCTCCGATTGCTTCTCCTCGTCATCCAAATCGTCTTTCACACGTTTTTCGCCGTCGCCGTCACTGTCAGCCAAAGTCTCACATGCAACTTTCCGGTCACTCCCGCCGCCGGCACATGCCGAAACTAGAGTTTCCAAATCAACTTGAGGcattctagagagagaaagaagaagaaaacttagagagagagaaaatata
The nucleotide sequence above comes from Solanum pennellii chromosome 9, SPENNV200. Encoded proteins:
- the LOC107029639 gene encoding uncharacterized protein LOC107029639 — encoded protein: MPQVDLETLVSACAGGGSDRKVACETLADSDGDGEKRVKDDLDDEEKQSEHPPDFPPESFWLSKDAEFDWFDRNAFLDRKQSTKGIGPNPGSNSSSQRFSSTLKSKASIIGFPKTQKTSFIDSKRRTCKPANIRLFPAKRSESTLKSASVTEPSSPKVSCMGRVRSKRRSRSRRSSEKSKKCEKNSPERSRSNNGEKRKSGFCSRLLSIFRSNRSNKKPARSSTDKTLGSKSSTEPINPLRKSKSVSVGKTRGGAPVSVEPVGLGGMKRFSSGRRSDSWGGDEINAVV